From Antennarius striatus isolate MH-2024 chromosome 14, ASM4005453v1, whole genome shotgun sequence, the proteins below share one genomic window:
- the snx13 gene encoding sorting nexin-13 isoform X2 yields MGTLVSALRSSGNGQTRTFILLHPRLIWDPSLVLSNWKQASLSIWGWGSLGVVLFLVTFGPFAIFYLAFYIFCFIGGGFAVTLLYGKINSEKHLEKSEHSYLPPTQIGIVKTLDEMRQEVKPPKIDRRLTGSSFIDEPLQQVIQFALRDYIQYWYYTLSEDESFLMEIRQTLQNALVQFSTRSKEVDWQPYFTTRLVDDFATHLRVFRKAQDRLTDREDKQRDITEELVESFFEAEVEMERKICRDVVCTSHKDEEGFLRDLCELLLYLLLPPGDFHNKNMRYFLREVLARGVLLPLINQLSDPDYINQFVIWMIHDSSCNYEAFMNILKLTDKPAELEAVKDKVLEELQYLRSLDTAGDDINVIKNQINSLMFVKKVCETRIQRLQSGKEVDALKLAANFGKLCVIPLDHILIHNIALQFFMDYMQAAGAQAELFFWLTVEGYRVTAQQQLEAMQDWQKDGRKQPNATKGLLKAAALGVFEQYLSDKASPRVQVDELSVIKLGEKLQKDDPTPEIFDEIQRNVYDMMLRDERYYPSFKQSPLYVRMLAELDMLKEPSFRGSDDGDGESFNGSPTGSINLSLDDLSNSCHDESMHIHAFISDTGVCNEHGKTYALYAITVLRRNQDGSDDCWKTYRRYSDFHDFHMRITEQFENLSSILKLPGKKTFNNMDRDFLEKRKKDLNAYLQLLLNPEMVKACPTLIPYVYDFLENKAYNKGKGEFARKIDTFVNPLRSSMRNVSNAVKALPDSLAEGMTKVSDNMGRMSERLGQDIKQSILKVPPLLPKTDIDPEHCRVSAQLDDNVDDNIPLRVMLLLMDEVFDLKEKNQWLRRNIKNLLQQLIRATYGDTINRKIVDHVDYLTSPEQVADYVKKFRDSYWPNGILAETPPRRDKNIRMRTRVAAKTSLLGIMPDELKHIIGADTTRKGILRVFDMFQYQPMNRRLVYVFLEGFLETMFPQYKFPELFVKLHSRSPRIHRYSQKLKSSSLKR; encoded by the exons ATGGGCACTCTAGTGAGTGCACTCCGATCTTCTGGAAATGGACAAACCAGAacttttattttgcttcatccTCGCTTGATATGGGATCCATCGTTGGTTCTGTCGAACTGGAAACAG GCCAGCCTGTCCATCTGGGGATGGGGGAGTCTTGGAGTCGTGCTGTTCCTTGTCACCTTTGGACCCTTTGCCATATTCTACCTGGCCTTTTATATCTTCTGCTTCATTGGAGG GGGCTTTGCGGTCACTCTGCTTTATGGAAAGATCAATTCAGAGAAACACCTGGAAAAGTCAGAGCACTCCTACTTGCCTCCCACACAAATTGGTATAGTGAAG ACGCTAGATGAGATGAGGCAAGAGGTGAAGCCTCCAAAGATCGACCGGAGACTTACCGGCTCCAGTTTCATAGATGAACCACTACAacag gTGATCCAGTTTGCTCTGAGAGACTACATCCAGTACTGGTACTACACTCTGAGCGAGGATGAGTCCTTCTTAATGGAGATCCGACAGACACTGCAGAATGCCCTCGTCCAGTTTTCCACTAG GTCAAAAGAAGTGGACTGGCAGCCTTACTTCACCACTCGCCTGGTGGACGACTTCGCCACCCATTTACGCGTCTTTAGAAAAGCCCAAGATCGCCTCACCGACAGAGAGGACAAGCAAA GGGACATCAcggaggagctggtggagtCTTTCTTTGAGGCTGaggtggagatggagaggaaaatTTGTCGAGACGTGGTTTGCACTTCACACAAGGACGAAGAGG gtTTTCTGAGAGACTTGTGCGAACTGCTTCTGTATCTGTTACTACCTCCTGGAGATTTCCACAACAAGAACATGAGATACTTCCTAAGG GAAGTCCTAGCGCGTGGTGTGCTACTTCCTTTGATCAACCAGCTGAGCGACCCCGACTACATCAACCAGTTTGTCATCTGGATG ATCCATGACTCAAGCTGTAACTACGAAGCCTTCATGAACATCCTGAAGCTGACAGACAAGCCAGCTGAGCTGGAGGCTGTCAAAGACAAAgtcctggaggagctgcagtaTCTCCGCTCCTTGGACACTGCTGGAGATG ACATCAATGTGATCAAGAACCAGATCAACAGTCTTATGTTTGTGAAGAAGGTGTGTGAGACCAGGATCCAGAGACTACAGTCTGGCAAG GAGGTGGACGCCTTGAAGTTGGCAGCCAACTTTGGCAAGCTTTGTGTTATCCCACTGGATCACATTCTCATCCACAACATAGCGCTACAGTTTTTCATGG ACTACATGCAGGCAGCAGGGGCTCAGGCGGAACTGTTCTTCTGGCTCACTGTAGAGGGTTACAGAGTGACtgcacagcagcagctggaggccaTGCAAGACTGGCAGAAAGATGGCAGGAAACAGCCCAACGCCACCAAGGGGCTGCTGAAGGCTGCCGCGCTGGGAGTCTTTGAACAGTACCTCTCTGACAAG GCATCTCCTCGGGTGCAGGTGGACGAGTTGTCCGTCATAAAACTCGGAGAAAAACTACAGAAAGATGACCCCACACCAGAGATATTTGATGAAATCCAGAGAAAc GTGTATGATATGATGCTACGAGATGAACGTTACTACCCCTCTTTCAAGCAGAGTCCTCTCTACGTCCGCATGTTGGCAGAGCTGGATATGTTGAAAGAGCCGAGCTTCCGGGGATCTGATGACGGCGACGGAGAATCCTTCAACGGCTCTCCGACTGGAAGCATAAACCTA TCATTGGACGACTTGTCCAACTCCTGCCACGATGAATCTATGCACATACATGCCTTCATCTCTGACACAG GGGTCTGTAATGAGCACGGTAAGACCTACGCGCTGTACGCCATCACTGTGCTCAGACGAAACCAGGATGGCAGCGACGACTGCTGGAAGACCTACCGCCGCTACTCTGACTTCCACGACTTCCACATGAGGATCacagaacag TTTGAGAACCTGTCATCAATCCTAAAGCTGCCAGGTAAGAAGACTTTCAACAACATGGACAGAGACTTCctagaaaagaggaaaaaagaccTCAATGCTTATCTTCAG TTGCTGCTGAACCCAGAGATGGTGAAGGCCTGTCCAACTCTGATTCCCTATGTCTACGACTTCCTAGAGAACAAAGCCTACAACAAGGGCAAAGGAGAGTTTGCACGAAAG ATTGACACGTTTGTAAATCCTCTGAGGAGCTCCATGAGAAACGTGTCGAACGCGGTGAAGGCCCTGCCAGACAGTCTGGCTGAGGGCATGACCAAAGTGTCTGATAACATGGGTCGCATGTCTGAGCGACTGGGCCAGGACATTAAACAGTCCATACTCAAG GTGCCTCCACTTCTTCCCAAGACTGACATCGACCCTGAACACTGTCGAGTTTCGGCCCAGCTTGATGATAAC gtGGATGATAACATTCCACTGAGGGtaatgctgctgctgatggatgAGGTGTTTGACCTCAAGGAGAAAAACCAGTGGCTTCGTAGAAACATTAAAAACCTGCTGCAACAGCTCATCAGGGCCACATATGGAGACACGATCAACAG GAAAATTGTAGATCACGTGGACTACCTGACTTCACCAGAGCAGGTTGCAGACTATGTCAAGAAGTTCAG GGATTCCTACTGGCCCAACGGTATTCTGGCTGAGACTCCGCCCCGCCGGGACAAGAACATCCGCATGAGGACACGGGTAGCTGCCAAGACCAGTCTGTTGGGCATCATGCcag ATGAGCTGAAGCACATTATTGGAGCAGACACCACAAGGAAGGGTATACTGCGCGTCTTCGACATGTTCCAGTACCAACCCATGAACCGGCGCCTGGTCTACGTTTTCCTGGAGGGCTTCTTGGAGACCATGTTTCCCCAGTACAAATTCCCTGAGCTGTTTGTCAAGCTGCACTCCCGTTCACCACGCATCCACAGATACAGCCAGAAACTCAAATCCTCATCACTCAAGAGGTGA
- the snx13 gene encoding sorting nexin-13 isoform X5 codes for MFAEASLSIWGWGSLGVVLFLVTFGPFAIFYLAFYIFCFIGGGFAVTLLYGKINSEKHLEKSEHSYLPPTQIGIVKTLDEMRQEVKPPKIDRRLTGSSFIDEPLQQVIQFALRDYIQYWYYTLSEDESFLMEIRQTLQNALVQFSTRSKEVDWQPYFTTRLVDDFATHLRVFRKAQDRLTDREDKQRDITEELVESFFEAEVEMERKICRDVVCTSHKDEEGFLRDLCELLLYLLLPPGDFHNKNMRYFLREVLARGVLLPLINQLSDPDYINQFVIWMIHDSSCNYEAFMNILKLTDKPAELEAVKDKVLEELQYLRSLDTAGDDINVIKNQINSLMFVKKVCETRIQRLQSGKEVDALKLAANFGKLCVIPLDHILIHNIALQFFMDYMQAAGAQAELFFWLTVEGYRVTAQQQLEAMQDWQKDGRKQPNATKGLLKAAALGVFEQYLSDKASPRVQVDELSVIKLGEKLQKDDPTPEIFDEIQRNVYDMMLRDERYYPSFKQSPLYVRMLAELDMLKEPSFRGSDDGDGESFNGSPTGSINLSLDDLSNSCHDESMHIHAFISDTADASLPGFWGAAGVCNEHGKTYALYAITVLRRNQDGSDDCWKTYRRYSDFHDFHMRITEQFENLSSILKLPGKKTFNNMDRDFLEKRKKDLNAYLQLLLNPEMVKACPTLIPYVYDFLENKAYNKGKGEFARKIDTFVNPLRSSMRNVSNAVKALPDSLAEGMTKVSDNMGRMSERLGQDIKQSILKVPPLLPKTDIDPEHCRVSAQLDDNVDDNIPLRVMLLLMDEVFDLKEKNQWLRRNIKNLLQQLIRATYGDTINRKIVDHVDYLTSPEQVADYVKKFRDSYWPNGILAETPPRRDKNIRMRTRVAAKTSLLGIMPDELKHIIGADTTRKGILRVFDMFQYQPMNRRLVYVFLEGFLETMFPQYKFPELFVKLHSRSPRIHRYSQKLKSSSLKR; via the exons ATGTTTGCAGAG GCCAGCCTGTCCATCTGGGGATGGGGGAGTCTTGGAGTCGTGCTGTTCCTTGTCACCTTTGGACCCTTTGCCATATTCTACCTGGCCTTTTATATCTTCTGCTTCATTGGAGG GGGCTTTGCGGTCACTCTGCTTTATGGAAAGATCAATTCAGAGAAACACCTGGAAAAGTCAGAGCACTCCTACTTGCCTCCCACACAAATTGGTATAGTGAAG ACGCTAGATGAGATGAGGCAAGAGGTGAAGCCTCCAAAGATCGACCGGAGACTTACCGGCTCCAGTTTCATAGATGAACCACTACAacag gTGATCCAGTTTGCTCTGAGAGACTACATCCAGTACTGGTACTACACTCTGAGCGAGGATGAGTCCTTCTTAATGGAGATCCGACAGACACTGCAGAATGCCCTCGTCCAGTTTTCCACTAG GTCAAAAGAAGTGGACTGGCAGCCTTACTTCACCACTCGCCTGGTGGACGACTTCGCCACCCATTTACGCGTCTTTAGAAAAGCCCAAGATCGCCTCACCGACAGAGAGGACAAGCAAA GGGACATCAcggaggagctggtggagtCTTTCTTTGAGGCTGaggtggagatggagaggaaaatTTGTCGAGACGTGGTTTGCACTTCACACAAGGACGAAGAGG gtTTTCTGAGAGACTTGTGCGAACTGCTTCTGTATCTGTTACTACCTCCTGGAGATTTCCACAACAAGAACATGAGATACTTCCTAAGG GAAGTCCTAGCGCGTGGTGTGCTACTTCCTTTGATCAACCAGCTGAGCGACCCCGACTACATCAACCAGTTTGTCATCTGGATG ATCCATGACTCAAGCTGTAACTACGAAGCCTTCATGAACATCCTGAAGCTGACAGACAAGCCAGCTGAGCTGGAGGCTGTCAAAGACAAAgtcctggaggagctgcagtaTCTCCGCTCCTTGGACACTGCTGGAGATG ACATCAATGTGATCAAGAACCAGATCAACAGTCTTATGTTTGTGAAGAAGGTGTGTGAGACCAGGATCCAGAGACTACAGTCTGGCAAG GAGGTGGACGCCTTGAAGTTGGCAGCCAACTTTGGCAAGCTTTGTGTTATCCCACTGGATCACATTCTCATCCACAACATAGCGCTACAGTTTTTCATGG ACTACATGCAGGCAGCAGGGGCTCAGGCGGAACTGTTCTTCTGGCTCACTGTAGAGGGTTACAGAGTGACtgcacagcagcagctggaggccaTGCAAGACTGGCAGAAAGATGGCAGGAAACAGCCCAACGCCACCAAGGGGCTGCTGAAGGCTGCCGCGCTGGGAGTCTTTGAACAGTACCTCTCTGACAAG GCATCTCCTCGGGTGCAGGTGGACGAGTTGTCCGTCATAAAACTCGGAGAAAAACTACAGAAAGATGACCCCACACCAGAGATATTTGATGAAATCCAGAGAAAc GTGTATGATATGATGCTACGAGATGAACGTTACTACCCCTCTTTCAAGCAGAGTCCTCTCTACGTCCGCATGTTGGCAGAGCTGGATATGTTGAAAGAGCCGAGCTTCCGGGGATCTGATGACGGCGACGGAGAATCCTTCAACGGCTCTCCGACTGGAAGCATAAACCTA TCATTGGACGACTTGTCCAACTCCTGCCACGATGAATCTATGCACATACATGCCTTCATCTCTGACACAG CTGATGCTTCTCTCCCGGGATTCTGGGGTGCTGCAGGGGTCTGTAATGAGCACGGTAAGACCTACGCGCTGTACGCCATCACTGTGCTCAGACGAAACCAGGATGGCAGCGACGACTGCTGGAAGACCTACCGCCGCTACTCTGACTTCCACGACTTCCACATGAGGATCacagaacag TTTGAGAACCTGTCATCAATCCTAAAGCTGCCAGGTAAGAAGACTTTCAACAACATGGACAGAGACTTCctagaaaagaggaaaaaagaccTCAATGCTTATCTTCAG TTGCTGCTGAACCCAGAGATGGTGAAGGCCTGTCCAACTCTGATTCCCTATGTCTACGACTTCCTAGAGAACAAAGCCTACAACAAGGGCAAAGGAGAGTTTGCACGAAAG ATTGACACGTTTGTAAATCCTCTGAGGAGCTCCATGAGAAACGTGTCGAACGCGGTGAAGGCCCTGCCAGACAGTCTGGCTGAGGGCATGACCAAAGTGTCTGATAACATGGGTCGCATGTCTGAGCGACTGGGCCAGGACATTAAACAGTCCATACTCAAG GTGCCTCCACTTCTTCCCAAGACTGACATCGACCCTGAACACTGTCGAGTTTCGGCCCAGCTTGATGATAAC gtGGATGATAACATTCCACTGAGGGtaatgctgctgctgatggatgAGGTGTTTGACCTCAAGGAGAAAAACCAGTGGCTTCGTAGAAACATTAAAAACCTGCTGCAACAGCTCATCAGGGCCACATATGGAGACACGATCAACAG GAAAATTGTAGATCACGTGGACTACCTGACTTCACCAGAGCAGGTTGCAGACTATGTCAAGAAGTTCAG GGATTCCTACTGGCCCAACGGTATTCTGGCTGAGACTCCGCCCCGCCGGGACAAGAACATCCGCATGAGGACACGGGTAGCTGCCAAGACCAGTCTGTTGGGCATCATGCcag ATGAGCTGAAGCACATTATTGGAGCAGACACCACAAGGAAGGGTATACTGCGCGTCTTCGACATGTTCCAGTACCAACCCATGAACCGGCGCCTGGTCTACGTTTTCCTGGAGGGCTTCTTGGAGACCATGTTTCCCCAGTACAAATTCCCTGAGCTGTTTGTCAAGCTGCACTCCCGTTCACCACGCATCCACAGATACAGCCAGAAACTCAAATCCTCATCACTCAAGAGGTGA
- the snx13 gene encoding sorting nexin-13 isoform X1 yields MGTLVSALRSSGNGQTRTFILLHPRLIWDPSLVLSNWKQASLSIWGWGSLGVVLFLVTFGPFAIFYLAFYIFCFIGGGFAVTLLYGKINSEKHLEKSEHSYLPPTQIGIVKTLDEMRQEVKPPKIDRRLTGSSFIDEPLQQVIQFALRDYIQYWYYTLSEDESFLMEIRQTLQNALVQFSTRSKEVDWQPYFTTRLVDDFATHLRVFRKAQDRLTDREDKQRDITEELVESFFEAEVEMERKICRDVVCTSHKDEEGFLRDLCELLLYLLLPPGDFHNKNMRYFLREVLARGVLLPLINQLSDPDYINQFVIWMIHDSSCNYEAFMNILKLTDKPAELEAVKDKVLEELQYLRSLDTAGDDINVIKNQINSLMFVKKVCETRIQRLQSGKEVDALKLAANFGKLCVIPLDHILIHNIALQFFMDYMQAAGAQAELFFWLTVEGYRVTAQQQLEAMQDWQKDGRKQPNATKGLLKAAALGVFEQYLSDKASPRVQVDELSVIKLGEKLQKDDPTPEIFDEIQRNVYDMMLRDERYYPSFKQSPLYVRMLAELDMLKEPSFRGSDDGDGESFNGSPTGSINLSLDDLSNSCHDESMHIHAFISDTADASLPGFWGAAGVCNEHGKTYALYAITVLRRNQDGSDDCWKTYRRYSDFHDFHMRITEQFENLSSILKLPGKKTFNNMDRDFLEKRKKDLNAYLQLLLNPEMVKACPTLIPYVYDFLENKAYNKGKGEFARKIDTFVNPLRSSMRNVSNAVKALPDSLAEGMTKVSDNMGRMSERLGQDIKQSILKVPPLLPKTDIDPEHCRVSAQLDDNVDDNIPLRVMLLLMDEVFDLKEKNQWLRRNIKNLLQQLIRATYGDTINRKIVDHVDYLTSPEQVADYVKKFRDSYWPNGILAETPPRRDKNIRMRTRVAAKTSLLGIMPDELKHIIGADTTRKGILRVFDMFQYQPMNRRLVYVFLEGFLETMFPQYKFPELFVKLHSRSPRIHRYSQKLKSSSLKR; encoded by the exons ATGGGCACTCTAGTGAGTGCACTCCGATCTTCTGGAAATGGACAAACCAGAacttttattttgcttcatccTCGCTTGATATGGGATCCATCGTTGGTTCTGTCGAACTGGAAACAG GCCAGCCTGTCCATCTGGGGATGGGGGAGTCTTGGAGTCGTGCTGTTCCTTGTCACCTTTGGACCCTTTGCCATATTCTACCTGGCCTTTTATATCTTCTGCTTCATTGGAGG GGGCTTTGCGGTCACTCTGCTTTATGGAAAGATCAATTCAGAGAAACACCTGGAAAAGTCAGAGCACTCCTACTTGCCTCCCACACAAATTGGTATAGTGAAG ACGCTAGATGAGATGAGGCAAGAGGTGAAGCCTCCAAAGATCGACCGGAGACTTACCGGCTCCAGTTTCATAGATGAACCACTACAacag gTGATCCAGTTTGCTCTGAGAGACTACATCCAGTACTGGTACTACACTCTGAGCGAGGATGAGTCCTTCTTAATGGAGATCCGACAGACACTGCAGAATGCCCTCGTCCAGTTTTCCACTAG GTCAAAAGAAGTGGACTGGCAGCCTTACTTCACCACTCGCCTGGTGGACGACTTCGCCACCCATTTACGCGTCTTTAGAAAAGCCCAAGATCGCCTCACCGACAGAGAGGACAAGCAAA GGGACATCAcggaggagctggtggagtCTTTCTTTGAGGCTGaggtggagatggagaggaaaatTTGTCGAGACGTGGTTTGCACTTCACACAAGGACGAAGAGG gtTTTCTGAGAGACTTGTGCGAACTGCTTCTGTATCTGTTACTACCTCCTGGAGATTTCCACAACAAGAACATGAGATACTTCCTAAGG GAAGTCCTAGCGCGTGGTGTGCTACTTCCTTTGATCAACCAGCTGAGCGACCCCGACTACATCAACCAGTTTGTCATCTGGATG ATCCATGACTCAAGCTGTAACTACGAAGCCTTCATGAACATCCTGAAGCTGACAGACAAGCCAGCTGAGCTGGAGGCTGTCAAAGACAAAgtcctggaggagctgcagtaTCTCCGCTCCTTGGACACTGCTGGAGATG ACATCAATGTGATCAAGAACCAGATCAACAGTCTTATGTTTGTGAAGAAGGTGTGTGAGACCAGGATCCAGAGACTACAGTCTGGCAAG GAGGTGGACGCCTTGAAGTTGGCAGCCAACTTTGGCAAGCTTTGTGTTATCCCACTGGATCACATTCTCATCCACAACATAGCGCTACAGTTTTTCATGG ACTACATGCAGGCAGCAGGGGCTCAGGCGGAACTGTTCTTCTGGCTCACTGTAGAGGGTTACAGAGTGACtgcacagcagcagctggaggccaTGCAAGACTGGCAGAAAGATGGCAGGAAACAGCCCAACGCCACCAAGGGGCTGCTGAAGGCTGCCGCGCTGGGAGTCTTTGAACAGTACCTCTCTGACAAG GCATCTCCTCGGGTGCAGGTGGACGAGTTGTCCGTCATAAAACTCGGAGAAAAACTACAGAAAGATGACCCCACACCAGAGATATTTGATGAAATCCAGAGAAAc GTGTATGATATGATGCTACGAGATGAACGTTACTACCCCTCTTTCAAGCAGAGTCCTCTCTACGTCCGCATGTTGGCAGAGCTGGATATGTTGAAAGAGCCGAGCTTCCGGGGATCTGATGACGGCGACGGAGAATCCTTCAACGGCTCTCCGACTGGAAGCATAAACCTA TCATTGGACGACTTGTCCAACTCCTGCCACGATGAATCTATGCACATACATGCCTTCATCTCTGACACAG CTGATGCTTCTCTCCCGGGATTCTGGGGTGCTGCAGGGGTCTGTAATGAGCACGGTAAGACCTACGCGCTGTACGCCATCACTGTGCTCAGACGAAACCAGGATGGCAGCGACGACTGCTGGAAGACCTACCGCCGCTACTCTGACTTCCACGACTTCCACATGAGGATCacagaacag TTTGAGAACCTGTCATCAATCCTAAAGCTGCCAGGTAAGAAGACTTTCAACAACATGGACAGAGACTTCctagaaaagaggaaaaaagaccTCAATGCTTATCTTCAG TTGCTGCTGAACCCAGAGATGGTGAAGGCCTGTCCAACTCTGATTCCCTATGTCTACGACTTCCTAGAGAACAAAGCCTACAACAAGGGCAAAGGAGAGTTTGCACGAAAG ATTGACACGTTTGTAAATCCTCTGAGGAGCTCCATGAGAAACGTGTCGAACGCGGTGAAGGCCCTGCCAGACAGTCTGGCTGAGGGCATGACCAAAGTGTCTGATAACATGGGTCGCATGTCTGAGCGACTGGGCCAGGACATTAAACAGTCCATACTCAAG GTGCCTCCACTTCTTCCCAAGACTGACATCGACCCTGAACACTGTCGAGTTTCGGCCCAGCTTGATGATAAC gtGGATGATAACATTCCACTGAGGGtaatgctgctgctgatggatgAGGTGTTTGACCTCAAGGAGAAAAACCAGTGGCTTCGTAGAAACATTAAAAACCTGCTGCAACAGCTCATCAGGGCCACATATGGAGACACGATCAACAG GAAAATTGTAGATCACGTGGACTACCTGACTTCACCAGAGCAGGTTGCAGACTATGTCAAGAAGTTCAG GGATTCCTACTGGCCCAACGGTATTCTGGCTGAGACTCCGCCCCGCCGGGACAAGAACATCCGCATGAGGACACGGGTAGCTGCCAAGACCAGTCTGTTGGGCATCATGCcag ATGAGCTGAAGCACATTATTGGAGCAGACACCACAAGGAAGGGTATACTGCGCGTCTTCGACATGTTCCAGTACCAACCCATGAACCGGCGCCTGGTCTACGTTTTCCTGGAGGGCTTCTTGGAGACCATGTTTCCCCAGTACAAATTCCCTGAGCTGTTTGTCAAGCTGCACTCCCGTTCACCACGCATCCACAGATACAGCCAGAAACTCAAATCCTCATCACTCAAGAGGTGA